The Acidianus manzaensis genome has a window encoding:
- a CDS encoding MMPL family transporter → MNKKLIVIIWAIAILIGILLSSQSSNYLNYNENTTIPSYYPSAKAQTLLNEYFHGGNENNTIDVVLINSTPEQDYQVQQIISKVSGVTNVESIVTAYLQYDEQLGKIINLTGFTILKEQPNISIEELKIEISKTLKIPIYYTSLFNISPNKLLENNQTEFFQIKPPANFTSLYLAKNVSVLFVYTKYGPNYNFKNGTYPAGEISQQINSKLKTSNINVKYYLTGTAPLVQELSQSENQRQDITFALVFIVLLVIMAIYFRSIIAPIVSMGVIGLSMIFGLAIVTLVGKFYHPVDFEVIEPMISVLLGIGADYSVFLLSRFKEELAKGNSKEIATRTSVKTSGKAILISGTAVTLVFLSLSFIPYLHSWGLTIGFSVPITVLLAVTLLPIIYGKIGEKIFWPSKPKLTSNRTLGKIAEITMKKPKTTLAIATFLGILALFFVLSVPLSLDFTSGLPNIQAVKGLDILENAFGNSFVNPTLIVFNSSHVINTSYLIKIANIEKNISKLQGVKSIIGPVPPNFNGTYTPTVLADLKANVGSNNKTLLVTIITNYDPYSTQAQNLVNKIQTEVSPYNGYVGGTTASVIDALNYLLPYYEILIIVLPIVLIASLTAFLKSIKISIGAVATILLSIVLSLSIIYSLYKSSEGILFFIPITIFVLMMGLGNDYSIFILTRVKEEIENERSLESIIRAISISAGAVTALGVILASSFAVLAIDPIKPIAELGIGIAIAALLDTFVIRIFIYPALLKLILKVENKTKSSTNS, encoded by the coding sequence ATGAATAAGAAATTAATTGTTATTATATGGGCTATAGCAATTCTTATTGGAATTTTACTTTCATCGCAATCTTCAAATTATTTAAATTACAACGAAAATACTACAATACCATCTTATTATCCTTCAGCAAAAGCCCAAACATTGTTAAATGAATATTTTCACGGTGGAAATGAGAATAATACTATAGACGTAGTCTTAATCAATTCAACACCAGAGCAGGATTATCAAGTTCAGCAAATAATCTCAAAAGTTTCAGGAGTAACTAATGTAGAAAGTATAGTAACAGCTTATTTACAGTATGATGAACAACTAGGAAAGATAATAAATCTTACAGGATTTACAATCCTAAAAGAACAGCCAAATATTAGTATAGAGGAACTAAAAATTGAAATATCTAAAACACTTAAAATCCCAATTTATTATACTTCACTATTTAATATATCACCAAACAAATTACTTGAAAATAATCAAACAGAATTTTTCCAAATAAAACCACCAGCAAACTTTACGTCATTATATTTAGCCAAAAATGTTTCAGTCTTATTTGTTTATACTAAATATGGACCTAATTATAATTTTAAGAATGGAACCTATCCTGCAGGCGAAATATCACAACAAATAAATTCTAAGCTTAAAACATCCAATATAAACGTAAAATATTACCTTACTGGAACAGCACCATTAGTTCAAGAATTAAGCCAAAGTGAAAACCAAAGACAAGACATAACTTTCGCTCTAGTATTCATAGTATTATTAGTTATCATGGCAATATACTTCAGAAGCATAATAGCACCTATAGTCTCAATGGGAGTAATAGGATTATCTATGATCTTCGGATTAGCAATAGTAACATTAGTTGGAAAATTCTATCATCCAGTAGATTTTGAAGTAATTGAACCAATGATATCTGTACTCCTAGGAATAGGAGCAGATTATAGCGTATTCCTACTTAGTAGATTTAAAGAAGAACTAGCAAAAGGAAACTCAAAAGAGATAGCAACAAGAACTTCAGTAAAAACTTCTGGAAAAGCTATATTAATAAGCGGAACCGCAGTGACATTAGTATTCTTATCTTTGTCTTTTATACCTTATCTACATAGTTGGGGCTTAACAATAGGATTCTCAGTACCAATTACAGTTTTATTAGCAGTTACTCTATTACCAATAATTTACGGAAAAATAGGAGAAAAAATATTTTGGCCATCAAAACCAAAATTAACGTCTAATAGAACCTTAGGAAAAATAGCAGAAATAACAATGAAAAAACCAAAAACAACATTAGCAATAGCTACATTTTTAGGCATATTAGCATTATTCTTTGTATTAAGCGTACCATTATCCTTAGACTTTACTTCTGGGTTACCAAATATACAAGCAGTAAAAGGATTAGACATTCTAGAAAACGCTTTTGGAAATTCTTTTGTAAATCCTACATTAATAGTATTTAACTCTTCTCACGTTATAAATACTAGCTATCTTATAAAAATAGCTAATATAGAAAAGAATATATCTAAACTACAAGGAGTTAAAAGTATAATAGGACCAGTTCCTCCTAATTTCAACGGAACATACACACCCACAGTTCTTGCAGATCTAAAGGCTAATGTAGGTTCAAATAATAAAACACTCCTAGTCACAATAATAACTAACTATGATCCTTATTCTACACAAGCTCAAAATCTCGTAAATAAGATTCAAACAGAAGTTTCACCATATAATGGATATGTAGGAGGAACAACAGCATCCGTTATTGATGCACTAAATTACTTATTACCATACTATGAAATTCTCATTATAGTATTGCCAATAGTATTAATAGCATCATTAACAGCATTTTTAAAATCCATTAAGATTTCCATAGGTGCAGTAGCTACTATACTATTAAGTATAGTATTGTCCCTAAGTATAATCTATTCACTATACAAATCATCTGAAGGAATATTATTCTTCATACCAATTACAATATTTGTTTTAATGATGGGATTAGGAAATGACTACAGTATATTTATTTTAACTAGAGTAAAAGAAGAAATAGAAAATGAAAGAAGTTTAGAAAGCATTATAAGAGCAATATCAATTTCTGCAGGTGCAGTTACAGCATTAGGAGTAATCTTAGCATCCTCATTTGCAGTTTTAGCAATAGACCCAATTAAGCCAATAGCAGAACTAGGAATTGGCATCGCAATAGCAGCACTTTTAGACACTTTCGTAATTAGAATCTTCATATATCCAGCTTTGCTAAAATTAATATTAAAAGTAGAAAATAAAACTAAAAGTTCAACTAATTCTTAA
- a CDS encoding glycosyltransferase family 4 protein, with product MKIAINTQTPPIRFKLTYKDILEKYGYIDLPIKLSDLGDEDYYISVGGVSKMMLAYLKNSIFESAKWVALGPGYPPSVTMDNIEVSFIDLDPITLSKYTKFKEGIYNESHGISRYSLKGEEYIAYATYNWLSAQKLLEYYSDVDVYFINDFQQLLVGGIIGPSAPAVLWYHIPFVPEKINDRLRDFLIRSFEGFDVVIMSTKRDLEGLVRSGAKINVRQIYPFIDPSSFITVSDNEIARVEEKYGIKRDDKVVLVVARMDPIKSQDVAIKAIKNIDAKLILAGDGSFTSKSLGHDKASLWASKLKSLVKDLHIEDKVIFTGYVSEDDLMSLYQRANVVALPSNIEGFGLTVCEGWTYKKPVVVSKGAGVSELVIEGGNGYTFEPGNYEEMANAINKALKDEDKLGSMGFETVKKCSVKSASESLKAVMEEALASYKK from the coding sequence ATGAAAATAGCTATTAATACTCAAACACCTCCAATCAGATTTAAATTGACTTATAAGGACATCCTAGAGAAATATGGGTACATTGACTTACCCATTAAATTAAGCGATTTAGGTGATGAGGATTACTATATTTCAGTAGGTGGAGTTTCAAAAATGATGCTTGCATATCTTAAAAATTCTATATTTGAAAGCGCTAAATGGGTGGCATTAGGTCCTGGGTATCCTCCATCTGTTACTATGGATAATATAGAAGTTAGCTTTATTGATTTGGATCCAATTACTCTTTCTAAATATACTAAATTTAAGGAAGGTATATATAATGAATCCCATGGAATTTCAAGGTATTCTTTAAAAGGAGAAGAATATATTGCCTATGCTACTTATAATTGGTTGTCAGCTCAAAAATTGCTTGAATATTATTCAGATGTAGATGTATATTTCATTAATGACTTTCAGCAGTTGTTAGTTGGTGGTATAATTGGCCCTTCTGCACCTGCTGTCTTATGGTATCATATTCCGTTCGTTCCAGAAAAAATTAACGATAGATTAAGAGATTTTTTGATTAGATCTTTTGAAGGATTTGATGTAGTAATAATGAGTACTAAAAGAGATTTAGAAGGCCTTGTTAGAAGTGGAGCTAAAATTAATGTAAGGCAGATATATCCTTTTATTGATCCTTCTTCTTTTATTACAGTTAGTGATAATGAAATTGCTAGAGTTGAGGAGAAGTACGGAATTAAAAGAGATGATAAAGTAGTATTAGTAGTAGCTAGAATGGATCCAATAAAGTCTCAAGATGTGGCTATAAAGGCTATTAAAAATATTGATGCAAAGTTGATTTTAGCTGGAGATGGTAGTTTTACTAGTAAAAGTTTAGGTCATGATAAAGCTAGTTTGTGGGCTAGTAAGTTAAAATCATTAGTTAAGGATCTTCATATTGAAGATAAAGTTATATTTACTGGTTATGTATCTGAGGATGATTTAATGTCTTTATATCAGAGGGCTAATGTCGTGGCTCTTCCTTCGAATATTGAAGGATTTGGTTTGACGGTATGTGAAGGTTGGACATATAAAAAGCCGGTAGTTGTTAGTAAAGGTGCAGGTGTGAGTGAATTAGTAATTGAAGGTGGTAATGGATATACTTTTGAGCCAGGAAATTATGAAGAAATGGCTAATGCAATAAATAAGGCTTTAAAAGATGAAGATAAACTAGGAAGCATGGGATTTGAGACTGTTAAAAAATGTTCTGTAAAGTCTGCTTCTGAAAGTTTAAAGGCAGTAATGGAAGAAGCATTAGCTTCGTATAAAAAGTGA